Below is a window of Candidatus Neomarinimicrobiota bacterium DNA.
AGATTACAGAACCTCCCGAAGATGATTCGATGGATGTAAGCGCAGAAACCGATAAATTGTTAAGGCTGAGAACAAAAATTGAGAATATGGGTCCCGTTAATATGGCGGTAGAAGATGAATTTCAAAATGAATCGGAACGACTTGAGTTTCTGATAAAACAAAGAGATGACCTCACATCGGCGGAGAAATATCTGTTATCTACGATGAAACAGATTGACGATACTGCTCGCAAACAATTTTTGGAGTGTTTCGAAAAAATCCGGGAAAATTTCAAAAGAACATTTAGTATGTATTTTGATGGCGGGAATGCGGATATACAACTCAGAGAAAATGAAGACCCGCTTGAGGCGAGGATCGAAATTAGCGCGCGTCCCCCCGGAAAGAGAAATCACGCTCTCAAACAGCTGTCAGGAGGTGAAAAATCTCTCACCGCGATAGCATTATTATTTGCTATATATTTGGTAAAACCGAGTCCTTTCTGTATATTGGATGAAGTAGATGCGCCTTTGGATGACGCAAATATCAAAAGATTTAGCAAAGTACTTGAACAATTTGCAAAAGATACGCAATTTATTGTTGTTACGCATAATAAAGACACGATGAAATCAGCAGGATCTTTATTGGGAGTAACGATGGAAGAAGTAGGAGTATCAAAAATTGTTTCTGTCAAGTTGAATTAAGAAATATAGAGTAAGTTAAATTGAA
It encodes the following:
- a CDS encoding chromosome segregation protein SMC, with protein sequence ASKEKDDISAEHQEAMIAVVAEERNQDALKFRLSGIEETRVDANSRIESSSKEIIISKQNIIDLTNENVESDLKILEFEKERKDLFAERDELNGKKEVLRKEKIDLDEELREKRKEKDVVSESTQGMELRLTEYKMESERIFNHISATYRVQITEPPEDDSMDVSAETDKLLRLRTKIENMGPVNMAVEDEFQNESERLEFLIKQRDDLTSAEKYLLSTMKQIDDTARKQFLECFEKIRENFKRTFSMYFDGGNADIQLRENEDPLEARIEISARPPGKRNHALKQLSGGEKSLTAIALLFAIYLVKPSPFCILDEVDAPLDDANIKRFSKVLEQFAKDTQFIVVTHNKDTMKSAGSLLGVTMEEVGVSKIVSVKLN